One region of Myxococcus fulvus genomic DNA includes:
- a CDS encoding cysteine synthase A, protein MAPRIGSLWDSVGNTPLLRIGSLSRVTGCDILGKAEFMNPGGSIKDRAAKGMIRRAEEQGLLKPGGTIVEGTAGNTGIGLGLLGRERGYRVVVTMPDNQAREKYEYLEAMGVEVRKVPSVPFANPSHFFHQARALSEAHGWFWANQFENTANGDFHYETTGPEIWEQCEGRVDVLVASVGSGGTMSGVSRFLKEKNPALRVVLVDPAGSGLYCYVREGKLEASGSSITEGIGIMRLTANFQAARVDEAMRLGDGEMLDMLYHLAREDALVVGTSAALNVRAAYEIARQHAGQGLRIVTFLCDHGSRYASKVFNAEFLASKQLQAKPLPTDAR, encoded by the coding sequence ATGGCGCCTCGCATCGGCTCGCTCTGGGACTCGGTCGGCAACACCCCGCTGCTTCGCATCGGCTCGCTCAGCCGCGTCACCGGCTGCGACATCCTGGGCAAGGCGGAGTTCATGAACCCCGGCGGCAGCATCAAGGACCGCGCCGCCAAGGGGATGATTCGCCGCGCGGAGGAGCAGGGGCTCCTGAAGCCCGGCGGCACCATCGTCGAGGGCACCGCGGGCAACACGGGCATCGGCCTGGGGCTGCTCGGCCGCGAGCGCGGCTACCGCGTCGTGGTGACGATGCCGGACAACCAGGCGCGCGAGAAGTACGAGTACCTGGAGGCCATGGGCGTGGAGGTCCGCAAGGTGCCGTCCGTGCCCTTCGCCAACCCGTCCCACTTCTTCCATCAGGCCCGCGCGCTGTCGGAGGCGCATGGCTGGTTCTGGGCCAACCAGTTCGAGAACACGGCCAACGGCGACTTCCACTACGAGACCACGGGCCCCGAAATCTGGGAGCAGTGCGAGGGCCGCGTGGACGTGCTCGTCGCCTCCGTGGGCAGCGGCGGGACGATGTCCGGCGTCAGCCGCTTCCTCAAGGAGAAGAACCCCGCGCTGCGCGTGGTGCTCGTGGACCCCGCGGGCTCGGGGCTCTACTGCTACGTGCGCGAGGGGAAGCTGGAGGCGTCGGGCTCCTCCATCACCGAGGGCATCGGCATCATGCGACTCACGGCCAACTTCCAGGCCGCGCGCGTGGACGAGGCGATGCGCCTGGGCGACGGGGAGATGCTCGACATGCTCTACCACCTGGCCCGAGAGGACGCGCTGGTGGTGGGCACCTCCGCCGCGCTCAACGTGCGCGCCGCGTATGAGATCGCCCGGCAGCACGCGGGGCAGGGCCTGCGCATCGTCACCTTCCTGTGTGACCATGGCAGCCGCTACGCGTCCAAGGTCTTCAACGCGGAGTTCCTCGCGTCCAAGCAGCTCCAGGCGAAGCCGCTCCCCACCGACGCTCGCTGA
- a CDS encoding RICIN domain-containing protein → MARTGFTSRALVFEAVLAVVLMACSGPPDEATPKDASLERREDAALATRVVGYFPTWAGDVNAIAYERLTHINYAFVVPTAWGGLTGPGATDARLRSLVTAAHARGVKVLIAVGGWNNGDDSAFEQLAANAGTRTTFVNTLVSYVTTAGLDGVDIDWEYPDPGASAQNFAALIRELGVAMRARGKLLTAAVVANGYYGDGVPASTFADFDFLNIMAYDGGQPHSTYDYAVQSLNYWKGRGLPASKAVLGVPFYGRSPSSYVGYADLVARDAQAPYKDNVGDVFYNGIATIQAKTRLALQQGGGVMIWELSQDTRNDTSLLLAIYNAAQGSPTQRYRIVNKSTGRCLDIDGPSTADGATIHQWDCHTGASQVWVVEPTDSGYSRFVSLHSGKALDVRDVSTADGAGIQQWGYGGGANQQFRAVATSGGYVRIEARHSGKVLDVTSCGSSTNGTVLQQWTWSNNDCQQFRLEPR, encoded by the coding sequence ATGGCGCGCACGGGATTCACATCCAGGGCCTTGGTCTTCGAGGCCGTGTTGGCGGTGGTGCTGATGGCGTGTTCGGGGCCGCCGGACGAGGCGACGCCGAAGGATGCGTCGCTGGAGCGGCGGGAGGACGCGGCGCTCGCGACGCGCGTGGTCGGCTACTTCCCGACGTGGGCGGGCGACGTCAACGCGATTGCCTACGAGCGGCTCACGCACATCAACTACGCGTTCGTGGTGCCCACGGCGTGGGGTGGGCTGACGGGCCCTGGGGCGACGGATGCGCGGCTGCGCTCGCTCGTCACCGCGGCGCATGCGCGAGGTGTGAAGGTGCTCATCGCGGTGGGCGGCTGGAACAACGGCGACGACAGCGCCTTCGAGCAGCTCGCGGCGAACGCGGGCACGCGGACCACGTTCGTCAACACGCTGGTGAGCTACGTCACCACTGCGGGCCTGGACGGCGTGGACATCGACTGGGAGTACCCGGACCCGGGCGCGTCCGCGCAGAACTTCGCGGCGCTCATCCGTGAGCTCGGCGTGGCGATGCGGGCTCGCGGCAAGCTGCTCACCGCGGCGGTGGTGGCCAACGGCTACTACGGTGACGGCGTCCCAGCGTCGACGTTCGCCGACTTCGACTTCCTCAACATCATGGCGTACGACGGCGGCCAGCCGCATTCGACGTACGACTACGCGGTGCAGTCGCTGAACTACTGGAAGGGGCGGGGGCTGCCCGCGTCCAAGGCGGTGCTGGGCGTGCCGTTCTACGGGCGCTCGCCGTCGTCGTATGTCGGCTACGCGGACCTGGTCGCTCGCGACGCGCAAGCGCCGTACAAGGACAACGTCGGCGACGTCTTCTACAACGGCATCGCCACCATCCAGGCGAAGACGCGGCTGGCGTTGCAGCAGGGCGGCGGGGTGATGATCTGGGAGCTGAGCCAGGACACGCGCAATGACACGTCGCTGCTGCTCGCCATCTACAACGCGGCGCAGGGCAGCCCGACGCAGCGCTACCGCATCGTCAACAAGAGCACCGGGCGGTGCCTGGACATCGACGGGCCCAGCACGGCGGACGGCGCCACCATCCACCAGTGGGATTGCCACACCGGCGCGAGTCAAGTCTGGGTGGTGGAGCCCACCGACAGCGGCTACTCGCGCTTCGTCTCCCTGCACAGCGGCAAGGCGCTGGACGTGCGGGACGTGAGCACCGCGGACGGCGCGGGCATTCAGCAGTGGGGCTATGGCGGCGGCGCCAACCAGCAGTTCCGCGCGGTGGCGACCTCCGGCGGCTACGTCCGCATCGAGGCGCGCCACAGCGGCAAGGTGCTCGACGTGACGAGCTGTGGGTCGAGCACCAACGGCACCGTGCTGCAGCAGTGGACCTGGTCCAACAACGACTGCCAGCAGTTCCGATTGGAGCCGCGGTAG
- a CDS encoding sensor histidine kinase, with translation MASAIGSPSRSGRPQPRLWMVFAAVGLAGFVLTLGGLAFVRVYDNQLIRQTEMELLTQGAVVVELYRATLAERVGEGDYGRTRTAKWPFPIPDDKRLRPILPSLKASDEPLPADEEPPRALVPGEPWALETGLKLNPLLENVRAATLAGIRVVDTSGVVVASSSPAVLGTTLADRPEVQQALRGEPASVLRRRHSEAEDTPLASLSRDTGIRVSVALPILQGERVWGAVVLARTPMTFAKATYADRWNLTATGLVLLGALGLMSLAAAALLGRPVRALVKQTRAIAASAPEGYEPLARPVVAELAELSESLAGMATALRDRNQYIRSFAANVSHEFKTPLASIQGAVELLRDSADAMTPEQRTRFLSNIDADARRLTRLVQRLLELARADSITATPAQVELAPLLKAVTARAHAEGLERVDVSPVPEGLTVALPSEVMEDVLWQLVTNARQHGGEDVRVSLAVETPSDGVVRVVVRDDGRGISESNRARIFDAFFTTARERGGTGLGLTISQSMLRAFGSSLELLPASPEAKGSAFAVAVHQRK, from the coding sequence ATGGCCTCGGCTATCGGCTCGCCATCCCGTAGCGGCCGCCCCCAGCCCCGGCTGTGGATGGTCTTCGCCGCCGTGGGGCTCGCCGGCTTCGTGCTCACGCTGGGCGGGCTCGCCTTCGTGCGCGTCTATGACAACCAGCTCATCCGCCAGACGGAGATGGAGCTGCTCACGCAGGGCGCGGTGGTGGTGGAGCTCTATCGCGCCACGCTGGCCGAGCGCGTCGGCGAAGGCGACTACGGACGGACTCGCACCGCGAAGTGGCCCTTCCCCATCCCCGATGACAAGCGGCTGCGGCCGATCCTCCCCTCGCTCAAGGCCTCGGACGAGCCGCTCCCCGCGGACGAGGAGCCGCCGCGCGCGCTCGTGCCCGGCGAGCCGTGGGCCCTGGAGACGGGCCTGAAGCTCAACCCGCTCCTGGAGAACGTGCGCGCCGCCACGCTCGCGGGCATCCGCGTGGTCGACACCAGCGGCGTGGTGGTGGCCAGCAGCAGCCCGGCCGTGCTGGGCACGACGCTGGCGGACCGGCCCGAGGTACAACAGGCCCTGCGCGGAGAGCCCGCGAGCGTGCTGCGCCGTCGCCACTCCGAGGCCGAGGACACGCCCCTGGCCTCCCTCAGTCGCGACACCGGCATCCGCGTCTCGGTGGCGCTGCCCATCCTCCAAGGCGAGCGCGTCTGGGGCGCGGTGGTGCTGGCGCGCACGCCGATGACCTTCGCCAAGGCCACGTACGCGGACCGGTGGAACCTGACGGCCACGGGCCTGGTGCTGCTCGGCGCGCTCGGGTTGATGTCGCTGGCCGCCGCCGCGCTGCTGGGTCGTCCGGTGCGAGCGCTGGTGAAGCAGACGCGCGCCATCGCCGCCAGCGCGCCGGAGGGCTACGAACCCCTGGCCCGTCCCGTCGTCGCGGAGCTGGCCGAGCTGTCCGAGTCGCTCGCCGGCATGGCCACCGCGCTCAGAGACCGCAACCAGTACATCCGCTCCTTCGCGGCCAACGTGTCGCACGAGTTCAAGACCCCGCTGGCCTCCATCCAGGGCGCGGTGGAGCTGCTGCGCGACAGCGCGGACGCGATGACACCCGAGCAGCGCACGCGCTTCCTCTCCAACATCGACGCCGACGCGCGCCGGCTCACGCGGCTGGTGCAACGACTGCTGGAGCTGGCCCGCGCCGACTCCATCACCGCCACGCCCGCCCAGGTGGAGCTGGCTCCGCTCTTGAAAGCCGTCACCGCGAGAGCCCACGCCGAGGGCCTGGAGCGCGTGGACGTGAGCCCCGTGCCCGAGGGCCTCACCGTGGCCCTGCCCTCCGAGGTGATGGAGGACGTGCTCTGGCAGCTCGTCACCAACGCCCGTCAGCACGGCGGCGAGGACGTGCGCGTGTCGCTCGCCGTGGAGACCCCGTCCGACGGCGTCGTGCGCGTCGTGGTGCGGGACGACGGGCGCGGCATCTCCGAGTCGAACCGTGCCCGCATCTTCGACGCCTTCTTCACCACGGCGCGTGAGCGCGGGGGCACGGGCCTGGGCCTCACCATCTCCCAGTCCATGCTGCGCGCCTTCGGCTCCAGTCTGGAGCTCCTGCCCGCGAGCCCGGAGGCGAAGGGCTCCGCCTTCGCCGTCGCCGTGCATCAGCGGAAGTAG
- a CDS encoding response regulator transcription factor — translation MAERPTVLVVDDDPHLRDIVRFALEQGGFRVEEAAEGRAALAHVQRSPPALIVLDIMMPEMDGLTVCREVRRTHELPIVFLSSRDDEVDRILGLELGGDDYLTKPFSPRELVARVKAVLRRARPVVPEAAASAASKPLMRGPLKLDEERFRAWWGEREVVLTVTEFHLLAALLRVPGKVFTRDEVMTRVYDDGVVSDRTIDSHVRRVRQKFAGVGGEVIETVHGLGYRLAIP, via the coding sequence GTGGCTGAACGTCCCACCGTCCTGGTCGTCGATGATGATCCGCACCTGCGGGACATCGTGCGTTTCGCGCTGGAGCAAGGCGGCTTCCGCGTGGAGGAGGCCGCGGAGGGACGCGCGGCGCTGGCCCACGTCCAGCGCTCGCCCCCCGCGCTCATCGTCCTGGACATCATGATGCCGGAGATGGACGGGCTCACCGTGTGCCGCGAGGTGCGGCGCACGCACGAGCTACCCATCGTGTTCCTCTCCTCGCGGGACGACGAGGTGGACCGCATCCTCGGCCTGGAGCTGGGCGGCGACGACTACCTCACCAAGCCCTTCAGCCCGCGCGAGCTGGTGGCGCGCGTGAAGGCGGTGCTGCGCCGCGCGCGGCCCGTGGTGCCCGAAGCCGCGGCCTCCGCGGCGTCGAAGCCGTTGATGCGCGGCCCCCTGAAGCTGGACGAGGAGCGCTTCCGCGCCTGGTGGGGCGAGCGGGAGGTGGTGCTCACCGTGACGGAGTTCCACCTGCTCGCGGCGCTGTTGCGCGTGCCGGGCAAGGTCTTCACCCGCGACGAGGTCATGACGCGCGTCTATGACGACGGCGTGGTGAGTGACCGGACCATCGACAGCCACGTGCGTCGGGTGCGGCAGAAGTTCGCCGGTGTCGGCGGAGAAGTCATCGAGACGGTGCATGGCCTCGGCTATCGGCTCGCCATCCCGTAG
- a CDS encoding DNA-binding protein has translation MLDSPGRLRASSRSVFRAKSWVLLALLALIAPACDDSDDPSPATPISEARGRATGDVVTVEGHVTVPPGAFSSALGDQGFAVQDDSGGVYVKLEEKLSLAVGARVRVTGTLDEQNQLRILKAVPADVSTRSGPQTPTPKNIGTGSVKEPVEGQLIRVTGAVTKTFEDDSPYGYKLYIDDGSGEVQVFVHASAGFNPDTLRALPLGQSITVVGLAAQYETTYEVAPREPADLSIP, from the coding sequence ATGCTCGATTCCCCTGGAAGGCTCCGTGCCAGCTCGCGCTCCGTGTTCCGCGCGAAGAGCTGGGTGCTGCTCGCGCTTCTCGCCCTCATCGCTCCGGCGTGTGACGACTCGGACGACCCCTCACCCGCGACGCCCATCAGCGAGGCGCGCGGCCGCGCCACGGGTGATGTCGTCACCGTCGAGGGCCACGTCACCGTCCCGCCTGGCGCCTTCAGCTCCGCGCTCGGCGACCAGGGCTTCGCGGTGCAGGACGACTCCGGCGGCGTCTACGTCAAACTGGAAGAGAAGCTGTCGCTCGCCGTGGGCGCCCGCGTTCGCGTCACCGGGACGCTCGACGAGCAGAACCAGCTCCGCATCCTGAAGGCCGTGCCCGCGGATGTCTCGACGCGGAGCGGACCCCAGACGCCCACACCGAAGAACATCGGCACCGGCTCCGTCAAGGAGCCCGTCGAAGGCCAGCTCATCCGCGTCACCGGCGCCGTGACCAAGACCTTCGAGGATGACTCGCCCTATGGGTACAAGCTCTACATCGACGACGGCTCCGGCGAGGTCCAGGTGTTCGTCCACGCCTCCGCCGGCTTCAACCCGGACACGCTGCGCGCCCTGCCCCTCGGCCAGAGCATCACCGTCGTGGGACTCGCCGCCCAGTACGAGACGACCTACGAGGTCGCCCCCCGGGAGCCCGCCGACCTGAGCATCCCCTGA